One window of Quercus robur chromosome 5, dhQueRobu3.1, whole genome shotgun sequence genomic DNA carries:
- the LOC126727988 gene encoding receptor-like protein EIX2 produces MDYEGIFKLGSCTENQSQTNNVTVKCIQSEREALVRFKAGVIDFPGKLSSWVGEDCCQWKGVECDETDHVIKLNLSNPAGRHRHPVYDRSDDNCYDGSDINYPDLAYENNYPVIHLCTNANKRIIPHLRRSSRDSKKSSRNWNVDRSSLPRNVKASVIASFSGDGNESLSGEISPYLGNLSSLTHLDLVGNYNLSTKNLDWVSSLTSLEYLYMEGVKINHTKADWLHAINMLPSLLELSLCSCELEHLPSSLTFLNFTSLFVLDLSYNSFNNSIPQWLFNLTSLTKLDLTFSNLGGKILDSFGRLGSLKYLYLGGNHFFGSIPASIGSLSSLKELTSHIMR; encoded by the exons ATGGATTATGAG GGGATATTCAAACTGGGTTCATGCACTGAAAATCAGAGTCAGACTAATAATGTGACAGTGAAGTGCATCCAGAGTGAAAGAGAAGCACTTGTCAGATTCAAGGCAGGCGTAATTGATTTTCCAGGTAAGCTTTCTTCATGGGTCGGTGAAGATTGCTGCCAATGGAAAGGCGTAGAGTGCGACGAAACAGATCATGTCATCAAGCTCAATCTTAGCAACCCCGCTGGACGCCACAGGCACCCTGTTTATGACCGAAGTGATGATAATTGTTATGATGGAAGTGATATTAATTATCCCGATTTAGCATACGAAAATAATTATCCCGTGATTCATCTTTGCACGAATGCTAACAAGAGGATTATTCCTCATCTTAGGAGGTCATCACGGGACAGTAAGAAGTCATCACGGAACT GGAATGTTGATCGATCATCTCTTCCAAGGAATGTTAAAGCATCTGTTATAGCATCTTTTTCAGGGGATGGTAATGAATCTCTTTCTGGAGAGATTAGTCCTTATCTCGGCAATTTGTCCAGCCTGACGCATCTTGACCTTGTAGGTAACTACAATTTGTCTACCAAAAATTTGGATTGGGTCTCAAGTCTCACTTCCTTAGAGTACCTTTATATGGAGGGAGTGAAGATCAATCATACCAAAGCAGATTGGCTGCATGCAATTAACATGCTTCCTTCCCTTCTGGAGTTAAGTTTATGTTCATGTGAGCTTGAACACCTTCCATCTTCCCTTACTTTCCTTAATTTCACCTCTCTTTTTGTCCTCGATTTATCATACAACTCATTTAACAACTCCATACCTCAGTGGCTGTTTAATCTTACGAGCCTCACAAAACTTGATTTGACTTTTAGCAATCTAGGAGGAAAAATCCTTGATTCATTTGGGAGACTTGGAAGCTTGAAATACCTCTATCTCGGTGGAAaccatttttttggttcaattccAGCTTCTATTGGCAGTTTGTCATCCTTGAAGGAGTTGACCTCTCATATAATGAGATGA